In a genomic window of Zingiber officinale cultivar Zhangliang chromosome 9B, Zo_v1.1, whole genome shotgun sequence:
- the LOC122025092 gene encoding mannose-specific lectin-like — protein sequence MASLVMLSVTVLLGLLLPFSVADSVLNGGGTLYSGQSLNQGAYTFVMQPDCNLVLYDSGLAVWSSGTYNQGYNCVLRMQTDGNLVIYSNGNDAIWASGTSGPEGNFILVLQSDRNVVIYSCPIWATGTNTANSKGVVIVNRGHNDTSSITAADEPTNRKIAMVTKN from the coding sequence ATGGCTTCCCTTGTCATGCTCTCTGTTACTGTCCTGCTCGGCCTCCTCCTGCCTTTCTCGGTGGCCGACAGCGTACTCAACGGTGGCGGCACGCTGTACAGCGGCCAATCCCTCAACCAAGGAGCCTACACCTTCGTCATGCAGCCCGACTGCAACCTGGTGCTGTACGACAGCGGCCTGGCCGTGTGGTCCTCCGGCACCTACAACCAAGGCTACAACTGCGTCCTGCGCATGCAGACCGACGGCAACCTCGTCATCTACAGCAACGGCAACGACGCTATTTGGGCGAGCGGCACCAGCGGCCCGGAGGGCAACTTCATCCTCGTCCTGCAGAGCGACCGTAACGTCGTCATCTACAGCTGCCCTATATGGGCCACCGGCACCAACACCGCCAATTCCAAAGGCGTCGTGATCGTCAACAGGGGCCACAACGATACTAGTAGCATCACGGCGGCGGATGAACCCACGAACAGGAAGATCGCCATGGTGACTAAGAATTAA
- the LOC122025096 gene encoding mannose-specific lectin-like, giving the protein MASLVMLCVTVLLGLLLPFSVADSVLNGGGTLYSGQSLNQGAYTFVMQPDCNLVLYDSGLAVWSSGTYNQGYNCVLRMQTDGNLVIYSNGNDAIWASGTSGPEGNFILVLQSDRNVVIYSCPIWATGTNTANSKGVVIVNRGHNDTSSITAADEPTNRKIAMVTKN; this is encoded by the coding sequence ATGGCTTCCCTTGTCATGCTCTGTGTTACTGTCCTGCTCGGCCTCCTCCTGCCTTTCTCGGTGGCCGACAGCGTACTCAACGGTGGCGGCACGCTGTACAGCGGCCAATCCCTCAACCAAGGCGCCTACACCTTCGTCATGCAGCCCGACTGCAACCTGGTGCTGTACGACAGCGGCCTGGCCGTGTGGTCCTCCGGCACCTACAACCAAGGCTACAACTGCGTCCTGCGCATGCAGACCGACGGCAACCTCGTCATCTACAGCAACGGCAACGACGCTATTTGGGCGAGCGGCACCAGCGGCCCGGAGGGCAACTTCATCCTCGTCCTGCAGAGCGACCGTAACGTCGTCATCTACAGCTGCCCTATATGGGCCACCGGCACCAACACCGCCAATTCCAAAGGCGTCGTGATCGTCAACAGGGGCCACAACGATACTAGTAGCATCACGGCGGCGGATGAACCCACGAACAGGAAGATCGCCATGGTGACTAAGAATTAA